In Archangium violaceum, the following are encoded in one genomic region:
- a CDS encoding chemotaxis protein CheB yields the protein MSGGKDPIRVLVVDDSPTMADAVSALLTDDPRIEVVGRANTGSRAVTLARLLRPDVITMDLLMPDLDGPAAIAAIMAEAPARILVVSAVADQRNLEVCFQAMSAGALELIGKPSVTSGEELRRWGRQLAESVCLMAEVPVISRRMRIASPPPPVMGARVDIFGLAASTGGPPALSEVLSRLPADLPVPIVIAQHITEGFTPGMVRWLSQVTPLKVVIGREGERLEPGRVYFPLDGHDLTVEGNGVVRLTRTRGGPCPSGDLLLASLARTYGSRAGGGVLTGMGEDGARGLLDIRKAGGVTFAQDEASSVVFGMPRVAIELKAADRGVPLSAMPDIIRMSCRRGPMTGRPPGPEGVS from the coding sequence ATCCGCGTGTTGGTGGTGGACGACTCGCCCACCATGGCGGACGCAGTCAGCGCGCTGCTGACGGACGATCCCCGCATCGAGGTGGTCGGTCGGGCCAACACCGGCAGCCGGGCGGTGACGCTGGCGCGCCTGTTGCGCCCGGACGTCATCACCATGGACTTGCTGATGCCGGACCTGGACGGCCCGGCGGCCATCGCGGCCATTATGGCCGAGGCGCCGGCGCGCATCCTGGTGGTGAGCGCCGTGGCGGATCAGCGCAACCTGGAGGTGTGCTTCCAGGCGATGAGCGCGGGCGCGCTGGAGCTCATCGGCAAGCCCTCCGTCACCAGTGGCGAGGAGCTGCGCCGCTGGGGCCGGCAACTGGCCGAGTCGGTGTGCCTCATGGCGGAGGTGCCCGTCATCTCCCGCCGGATGCGCATCGCCTCCCCGCCGCCGCCGGTGATGGGCGCCCGGGTGGACATCTTCGGGCTGGCGGCCTCCACTGGTGGCCCGCCCGCGCTGTCCGAGGTGCTCTCGCGCCTGCCGGCGGACCTGCCCGTGCCCATCGTCATCGCCCAGCACATCACCGAGGGCTTCACCCCGGGCATGGTGCGCTGGCTGTCGCAGGTGACGCCCCTCAAGGTGGTCATCGGCCGCGAGGGCGAGCGGCTGGAGCCGGGCCGGGTGTACTTCCCGCTGGACGGGCATGACCTGACGGTGGAGGGCAACGGGGTGGTGCGGCTGACGCGCACGCGCGGCGGACCGTGCCCCTCGGGAGACCTGCTGCTGGCCTCTCTGGCTCGCACCTATGGGAGCCGCGCCGGTGGTGGCGTGCTCACCGGCATGGGCGAGGATGGGGCGCGGGGCCTGCTGGACATCCGCAAGGCCGGCGGCGTCACCTTCGCCCAGGACGAGGCGTCCTCCGTCGTCTTCGGCATGCCCCGAGTGGCCATCGAGCTGAAGGCCGCGGACCGGGGAGTGCCCCTGTCCGCCATGCCGGACATCATCCGCATGAGCTGCCGTCGTGGCCCCATGACTGGCCGTCCCCCCGGTCCGGAGGGTGTGTCTTGA
- a CDS encoding methyl-accepting chemotaxis protein, with protein MSANATSKQSLGIGPKFILITAVVSVAVAAVLTVVAAQRLRSNLVDTTVSEGKAIVIGFSAAAERASADGATSLEPLLRAFQDAGNVRYVYVVDSANNVLAHSFPGEFPQVLLSTNSLQAGELTNGQRVKVADSVEVVLENGKQKVIDLAAPLSGGVRGVVHVGMKYEAVNGQVGWLLLNMSVLGLLLVGAGVAGASIMSRSVVGPLRELTDLAAHIVESGDLTRPIQVKGSDEVSQLARSFAQMVDRLRGVTQNLQQAAEALNGATEQLNNSAADQSQTVSRQASALQETQVTAQEIRQTSLLAAQKADSVLSVAERADELSRAGEAALEQTLVGLNDIRTQVQEIAQKILELGERTVQIGSITQTVKDLADQSNMLALNAAIEAVRSGEHGKGFGVVAREIRALADQSIESTDRVRELLDDIGNSVAMAVRITERGSQRMEAGLEQVRTYGKNLRELSSIIQDNAAAVRQIAAAVGQQNVGINQITTAVSDLSKMMDETVSRIGATGEAATTLQIIADQLSSAVKTYRVQ; from the coding sequence GTGAGCGCCAACGCCACCTCCAAGCAGTCACTGGGCATCGGACCCAAATTCATCCTCATCACGGCGGTCGTCAGCGTCGCCGTGGCCGCCGTGCTCACCGTGGTCGCCGCCCAGCGGCTGCGGAGCAACCTGGTGGACACCACCGTGAGCGAGGGCAAGGCGATCGTCATCGGCTTCTCGGCGGCCGCCGAGCGGGCCTCGGCGGACGGCGCCACCTCGCTCGAGCCGCTGCTGCGCGCGTTCCAGGATGCCGGCAACGTGCGCTACGTGTACGTGGTGGACAGCGCCAACAATGTCCTCGCCCACTCCTTCCCCGGCGAGTTCCCCCAGGTGCTGCTGAGCACCAACAGCCTGCAGGCCGGGGAGCTCACCAATGGCCAGCGCGTGAAGGTGGCTGACTCGGTGGAGGTGGTGCTCGAGAACGGCAAGCAGAAGGTCATCGACCTGGCCGCGCCCCTGTCCGGTGGCGTGCGCGGCGTGGTCCACGTGGGCATGAAGTACGAGGCCGTCAACGGACAGGTGGGCTGGCTGCTGCTCAACATGTCGGTGCTGGGCCTGCTCCTCGTCGGCGCCGGTGTGGCGGGCGCGTCCATCATGAGCCGCTCCGTGGTGGGCCCGCTGCGCGAGCTCACCGACCTGGCCGCCCACATCGTCGAGTCTGGCGATCTCACCCGCCCCATCCAGGTGAAGGGCAGTGACGAGGTGAGCCAGCTGGCTCGCTCCTTCGCGCAGATGGTGGATCGGCTGCGCGGGGTGACGCAGAACCTCCAGCAGGCCGCCGAGGCCCTCAACGGCGCCACCGAGCAGCTCAACAACTCCGCCGCCGACCAGTCGCAGACCGTGTCCCGTCAGGCCTCCGCCCTTCAGGAGACGCAGGTCACCGCCCAGGAGATCCGCCAGACGAGTCTCCTGGCCGCCCAGAAGGCCGACTCGGTGCTCTCCGTGGCCGAGCGCGCCGACGAGCTGAGCCGCGCCGGCGAGGCCGCCCTGGAGCAGACGCTCGTGGGCCTCAACGACATCCGCACCCAGGTGCAGGAGATCGCCCAGAAGATCCTCGAGCTGGGCGAGCGCACGGTGCAGATCGGCAGCATCACCCAGACGGTGAAGGACCTGGCCGACCAGTCCAACATGCTCGCGCTCAACGCCGCCATCGAGGCCGTTCGCTCGGGCGAGCACGGCAAGGGCTTCGGCGTGGTGGCTCGCGAAATCCGCGCCCTGGCCGACCAGTCCATCGAGTCCACGGACCGCGTGCGCGAGCTGCTGGACGATATCGGCAACTCGGTCGCCATGGCCGTGCGCATCACCGAGCGCGGCTCGCAGCGCATGGAGGCCGGCCTCGAGCAGGTCCGCACCTACGGCAAGAACCTGCGCGAGCTGTCCTCCATCATCCAGGACAACGCCGCCGCCGTCCGGCAGATCGCCGCCGCCGTGGGCCAGCAGAACGTCGGCATCAACCAGATCACCACCGCCGTGAGCGACCTGTCCAAGATGATGGACGAGACCGTCTCCCGTATCGGCGCCACCGGTGAGGCCGCCACCACGCTGCAGATCATCGCCGACCAGCTCAGCAGCGCGGTGAAGACCTACCGCGTGCAGTAG
- the clpA gene encoding ATP-dependent Clp protease ATP-binding subunit ClpA, translating to MAGPLIAKELQASFRSALEEARRMRHEYLTLEHLLLALTKEARTREVLKGCGANVKRLQERLEAFLEETVERLPEGVEAEPQQTIGVERVLHRAAMHALSAEQKFIDGGDILVSLFREEESHALYLLQQEGVTRLDLLNYISHGLSKDESSDEGEAESAPRGSAPAGDDEEGESPRKSPLEAYTTNLNEEAKQGRIDPLIGREKELERTIQVLCRRRKNNPLYVGETGVGKTAIAEGLALHIHEGKVPEALKNSVIFSLDMGALLAGTKFRGQFEERLKGVLKALQEHPDAILFIDEIHTIVGAGATSGGSMDASNLLKPALASGRLRCIGSTTYQEFKASFERDRALSRRFQKIEVGEPSVEDTILILEGLKSRYEDHHGVKYVAEAIRAAAELSAKHINDRFLPDKAIDVIDETGAAERLKPEGKRTGQVTVADVENVISKMAKIPAKSVSASEGVQLKNLEPELNKVIFGQESAIKSVVDAIKLARSGLRAPEKPIGSFLFSGPTGVGKTELAKQLASVLGVEFLRFDMSEYSEKHTVSRLIGAPPGYVGFDQGGLLTDAIRKHPYAVLVLDEIEKAHPDLFNILLQVMDHATLTDNNGRKADFRNIILILTTNAGAREMSTKSIGFGDKQAPADALRAKKAIENTFTPEFRNRLDGWVLFSGLPPEVILKVVDKEVGLLQKMLDEKRVKLELTPAARAWLAENGYDPAFGARPMARLVDNTLKKPLAEALLFGELKDGGVARFDVEGEGLKLKTLPAPQPAPAA from the coding sequence GTGGCAGGACCGCTGATTGCCAAGGAGTTGCAGGCCAGCTTCCGCAGCGCGCTCGAAGAGGCGCGGCGGATGCGGCACGAGTACCTGACGCTCGAGCACCTGCTGCTCGCGCTCACCAAGGAGGCACGCACCCGGGAAGTGCTCAAGGGCTGCGGCGCCAACGTCAAGCGGCTGCAGGAACGCCTGGAGGCATTCCTGGAGGAGACCGTCGAGCGTCTGCCCGAGGGGGTGGAGGCCGAGCCGCAGCAGACCATCGGCGTGGAGCGGGTGCTGCACCGCGCCGCCATGCACGCCCTGTCCGCCGAGCAGAAGTTCATCGACGGCGGCGACATCCTCGTGTCCCTCTTCCGCGAGGAGGAGAGCCATGCCCTCTACCTGCTCCAGCAGGAGGGTGTCACCCGGTTGGATCTGCTCAACTACATCTCCCACGGCCTCTCCAAGGACGAGTCCTCCGACGAGGGCGAGGCGGAGAGCGCGCCGCGCGGCAGCGCGCCCGCCGGTGACGACGAGGAGGGGGAGTCTCCACGCAAGAGCCCGCTGGAGGCCTACACCACCAACCTCAACGAGGAGGCGAAGCAGGGCCGGATCGACCCGCTCATCGGGCGCGAGAAGGAGCTGGAGCGCACCATCCAGGTGCTCTGCCGGCGCCGGAAGAACAACCCGCTCTACGTGGGCGAGACGGGCGTGGGCAAGACGGCCATCGCCGAGGGCCTCGCGCTGCACATCCACGAGGGCAAGGTGCCCGAGGCGCTGAAGAACTCGGTCATCTTCTCGCTGGACATGGGCGCGCTGCTGGCGGGCACCAAGTTCCGCGGGCAGTTCGAGGAGCGCCTCAAGGGCGTGCTCAAGGCGCTGCAGGAGCACCCGGACGCCATCCTCTTCATCGACGAAATCCACACCATCGTCGGTGCGGGAGCCACCAGCGGCGGCTCCATGGACGCGTCCAACCTGCTCAAGCCCGCGCTGGCCAGCGGACGGCTGCGCTGCATCGGCTCGACGACGTACCAGGAGTTCAAGGCGTCCTTCGAGCGCGACCGGGCCCTGTCGCGGCGCTTCCAGAAGATAGAGGTGGGCGAGCCGTCGGTGGAGGACACCATCCTCATCCTCGAGGGGCTGAAGAGCCGCTACGAGGACCACCACGGGGTGAAGTACGTCGCGGAGGCCATCCGGGCGGCTGCGGAGCTGAGCGCCAAGCACATCAACGACCGCTTCCTGCCGGACAAGGCCATCGACGTCATCGACGAGACGGGCGCGGCCGAGCGGCTCAAGCCCGAGGGCAAGCGCACCGGCCAGGTGACGGTGGCGGACGTGGAGAACGTCATCTCGAAGATGGCGAAGATTCCGGCCAAGAGCGTGTCCGCCAGCGAGGGCGTGCAGCTCAAGAACCTGGAGCCCGAGCTCAACAAGGTCATCTTCGGGCAGGAGTCGGCCATCAAGTCGGTGGTGGACGCCATCAAGCTGGCGCGCAGCGGCCTGCGGGCGCCGGAGAAGCCGATTGGCAGCTTCCTCTTCTCGGGCCCCACGGGCGTGGGCAAGACGGAGCTGGCCAAGCAGCTCGCCTCGGTGCTGGGCGTGGAGTTCCTGCGCTTCGACATGAGCGAGTACTCGGAGAAGCACACGGTGAGCCGGCTCATCGGCGCGCCTCCGGGCTACGTGGGCTTCGACCAGGGCGGTCTGCTCACGGACGCCATCCGCAAGCACCCCTACGCGGTGCTGGTGCTGGACGAGATTGAAAAGGCCCACCCGGACCTCTTCAACATCCTGCTCCAGGTGATGGACCACGCGACGTTGACGGACAACAACGGCCGCAAGGCGGACTTCCGCAACATCATCCTCATCCTCACGACCAACGCGGGTGCGCGGGAGATGAGCACCAAGTCCATCGGCTTCGGCGACAAGCAGGCGCCGGCGGACGCCCTGCGCGCGAAGAAGGCGATCGAGAACACCTTCACGCCCGAGTTCCGCAACCGGCTGGACGGGTGGGTGCTCTTCTCCGGTCTGCCGCCCGAGGTCATCCTCAAGGTGGTGGACAAGGAAGTGGGCCTGCTCCAGAAGATGCTGGACGAGAAGCGGGTGAAGCTGGAGCTGACGCCGGCGGCGCGGGCGTGGCTGGCGGAGAACGGGTACGACCCGGCCTTCGGCGCGCGGCCCATGGCGCGGCTGGTGGACAACACGCTCAAGAAGCCGCTGGCCGAGGCACTGCTCTTCGGCGAGCTGAAGGATGGCGGCGTGGCGCGCTTCGACGTGGAGGGAGAAGGCCTGAAGCTCAAGACGCTCCCGGCGCCGCAGCCGGCTCCGGCGGCGTAG
- a CDS encoding ATP-dependent Clp protease adaptor ClpS, protein MSREKSDPDSNVVTETVPQKKLKRPTLYKVLLHNDNYTTREFVVAVLKEIFHKSETDAVQIMLHVHYNGVGVAGVYTFEVAETKIRTVEAAARENGFPLRLSMEPEEG, encoded by the coding sequence ATGTCCCGAGAGAAGTCCGATCCGGATTCCAACGTCGTCACGGAGACGGTACCGCAGAAGAAGCTCAAGCGGCCCACCCTGTACAAGGTGCTCCTGCACAACGACAACTACACGACGCGGGAGTTCGTGGTCGCGGTGTTGAAGGAGATCTTCCACAAGTCCGAGACGGATGCCGTGCAGATCATGCTGCACGTCCATTACAACGGAGTCGGCGTAGCTGGCGTTTATACGTTCGAGGTCGCCGAGACGAAGATCAGGACCGTGGAGGCGGCGGCGCGGGAGAATGGCTTCCCGCTGCGCCTCTCGATGGAACCAGAGGAAGGTTGA
- a CDS encoding GNAT family N-acetyltransferase — protein MSDPLPPTLRLHRAITEVPQGAWDALLDDAARPFLEWAFLAALEESGSVGPHVGWHPRHLTLWRGSRLVAAAPAYLKDDSHGEFVADGAWATAAERLGVRYYPKLVLAVPFTPVTGRRLLVAPGEERAAREQELARAALEYAHAEGFSSVHVHFPTEAEATALEAAGYAVRLSVQYQWRNAGYGSFEDFLARFHSHRRHQIRRELRAPAAQGLTLRTLRGEALAGVDPVDLHRLYVSTVDKYPWGRRLLTPGFFARMLSTFRQACEVVEVRRDGRLVAGAFNLMGPRALYGRYWGCFEEHPFLHFNACLYHPVAEAIARGLERFEPGSGGEHKLTRGFEPQPTFSAHLLFHPGVDRAVRSFLEHERAAVLAGLPRWRAETGFKRGPLVPPTR, from the coding sequence ATGTCCGACCCGCTGCCGCCCACCCTGCGCCTCCATCGCGCCATCACCGAGGTGCCCCAAGGGGCCTGGGACGCGCTGCTCGACGACGCGGCCCGGCCCTTCCTGGAGTGGGCCTTCCTCGCGGCGTTGGAAGAGAGCGGCAGCGTCGGCCCCCATGTCGGCTGGCACCCGCGCCACCTCACCCTGTGGCGGGGCTCCCGGCTGGTGGCGGCGGCCCCCGCGTACCTCAAGGACGACAGCCACGGTGAGTTCGTCGCCGATGGGGCCTGGGCCACCGCCGCCGAGCGGCTCGGGGTGCGCTACTACCCGAAGCTGGTGCTGGCCGTGCCCTTCACCCCCGTCACCGGACGCCGCCTGCTGGTGGCTCCGGGCGAGGAGCGGGCCGCCCGGGAGCAGGAGCTCGCCCGCGCCGCCCTGGAGTACGCCCACGCCGAGGGCTTCTCCAGCGTCCACGTCCACTTCCCCACCGAGGCCGAGGCCACCGCCCTGGAGGCCGCCGGCTACGCGGTGCGTCTGAGCGTCCAGTATCAGTGGCGCAACGCCGGCTACGGCTCCTTCGAGGATTTCCTCGCCCGCTTCCACAGCCACCGGCGCCATCAAATCCGCCGCGAGCTGCGCGCCCCGGCCGCCCAGGGTCTCACCCTGCGCACCCTGCGCGGCGAGGCGCTGGCCGGGGTGGACCCCGTCGACCTGCACCGCCTCTACGTCTCCACGGTGGACAAGTACCCCTGGGGCCGGCGCCTCCTCACCCCAGGCTTCTTCGCGCGGATGCTGTCCACCTTCCGCCAGGCCTGCGAGGTGGTGGAGGTCCGCCGGGACGGACGCCTGGTGGCCGGGGCCTTCAACCTGATGGGGCCCCGGGCGCTGTACGGCCGGTACTGGGGCTGCTTCGAGGAGCACCCCTTCCTCCACTTCAACGCCTGCCTCTACCACCCGGTGGCCGAGGCCATCGCCCGGGGGCTGGAGCGCTTCGAGCCGGGCTCGGGTGGGGAGCACAAGCTCACCCGCGGCTTCGAGCCCCAACCCACTTTCAGCGCTCACTTGCTATTCCACCCGGGGGTCGACCGGGCGGTACGCTCCTTCCTGGAGCACGAACGGGCGGCCGTGCTGGCTGGCCTGCCCCGGTGGCGAGCTGAAACAGGATTCAAGCGGGGGCCGTTGGTGCCCCCTACTCGTTAG
- a CDS encoding DUF2378 family protein — MESPSLPARTPSPVAQPRIPSSVFEGLFVRGLEPNSQLARALETEGYDPRCPEVDYPLQVWKRCVALARDLVCGELGDADAYRLLGRKLTTGFAETLVGRVAAVALPMIGPARVVERLPRYLAMMGRQDLEVQMVSVGERARRVTILDIHNRPEFIAGALEVALERAHAQPLVTVEDRSPQGFRLLIRW; from the coding sequence ATGGAAAGTCCGAGTCTGCCGGCGAGGACACCCAGCCCCGTCGCACAGCCCCGCATCCCCTCGAGCGTGTTCGAAGGGCTGTTCGTCCGGGGGCTGGAGCCCAACAGCCAGCTCGCCCGAGCGCTGGAGACGGAGGGCTACGACCCACGGTGTCCCGAGGTCGACTACCCGCTCCAGGTCTGGAAGCGGTGCGTCGCGCTGGCCAGGGACCTGGTCTGTGGGGAGCTCGGAGACGCGGACGCCTACCGGTTGCTCGGCCGCAAGCTGACCACGGGCTTCGCGGAGACGCTGGTGGGCCGGGTGGCCGCCGTGGCGCTGCCCATGATTGGCCCGGCGCGCGTGGTGGAGCGGCTGCCGCGCTACCTGGCGATGATGGGGCGGCAGGACCTGGAGGTGCAGATGGTGTCCGTGGGCGAGCGCGCCCGGCGTGTCACCATCCTGGACATCCACAACCGCCCGGAGTTCATCGCCGGTGCGCTGGAGGTCGCCCTGGAGCGGGCCCACGCGCAGCCGCTCGTCACCGTCGAGGACCGTTCCCCTCAGGGCTTCCGCCTCCTCATTCGCTGGTAG
- a CDS encoding NifU family protein has protein sequence MSVNIQLEWTPNPSTLKYVVDRRLVSSGAVNVTSKEAAEEKSPLALKLMGIQGVTAVMVGSNFVTVTKGDQGEWDELNDAVMATLDEHLGAGLPAVNEDVLAAARAAAAAGGGGGSVETRIQEILDGEIRPAVAQDGGDITLDRFEDGIVYLHMKGSCAGCPSSTATLKMGIESRLRELVPEVTEVVSV, from the coding sequence ATGTCGGTGAACATCCAACTCGAGTGGACGCCCAACCCCAGCACGTTGAAGTACGTAGTGGACCGGAGGCTCGTGTCGTCCGGGGCGGTGAACGTCACGAGCAAGGAGGCGGCGGAGGAGAAGTCGCCGCTGGCGCTCAAGCTCATGGGCATCCAGGGTGTGACGGCGGTGATGGTGGGCAGCAACTTCGTCACCGTCACCAAGGGCGATCAGGGTGAGTGGGACGAGCTGAACGACGCGGTGATGGCGACGCTGGACGAGCACCTGGGAGCGGGGCTGCCGGCGGTGAACGAGGACGTGCTGGCGGCGGCGCGCGCGGCGGCGGCGGCGGGAGGAGGCGGAGGCTCGGTGGAGACGCGCATCCAGGAGATCCTGGATGGGGAGATCCGCCCGGCGGTGGCGCAGGACGGCGGGGACATCACCCTGGACCGTTTCGAGGACGGAATCGTCTACCTGCACATGAAGGGCTCGTGCGCGGGCTGCCCCTCGTCCACGGCGACCTTGAAGATGGGCATCGAGTCGCGCCTGCGTGAGCTCGTCCCCGAGGTCACCGAGGTGGTGTCCGTCTGA
- a CDS encoding class I SAM-dependent methyltransferase yields the protein MGLLKPAMEDVQTRHGAPVVVDAGSGNAYLGFILYEVFLKDAEAGTLLNVEGRPELTQRAKERAGRLGFGRMEFQTAHLETAQWPERIHLLTALHACDTATDDALAVAIQKGSDHVAVVPCCQAEVATQLKESRQAVDPTLALLYQHAWHRREFGSHLTNVIRALTLEAFGYQVTVTELTGWEHSLKNELILGRRVHKENRQARAKLESLLGSFGVRPKLTRMLGVEPAPRTAPTAG from the coding sequence GTGGGCCTGCTCAAGCCGGCGATGGAGGACGTGCAGACGAGGCACGGGGCGCCGGTGGTGGTGGACGCGGGCAGCGGCAACGCGTACCTGGGGTTCATCCTGTACGAGGTGTTCCTCAAGGACGCCGAGGCGGGCACGTTGCTGAACGTCGAGGGGCGGCCGGAGCTGACGCAGCGGGCGAAGGAGCGGGCCGGGCGGCTGGGCTTCGGGCGGATGGAGTTCCAGACGGCGCACCTGGAGACGGCGCAGTGGCCGGAGCGCATCCACCTGCTCACCGCGCTGCACGCGTGCGACACGGCGACGGACGACGCGCTGGCGGTGGCCATCCAGAAGGGCTCGGACCACGTGGCGGTGGTGCCGTGCTGCCAGGCGGAGGTGGCCACGCAGCTCAAGGAGAGCCGGCAGGCGGTGGACCCGACGCTGGCGCTGCTCTACCAGCACGCGTGGCACCGGCGCGAGTTCGGCAGCCACCTCACCAACGTCATCCGCGCGCTGACGCTGGAGGCCTTCGGCTACCAGGTGACGGTGACGGAGCTGACGGGCTGGGAGCACTCGCTGAAGAACGAGCTGATTCTGGGCCGGCGGGTGCACAAGGAGAACCGGCAGGCGCGCGCGAAGCTGGAGTCGTTGCTGGGCTCCTTCGGGGTGCGGCCCAAGCTGACGCGGATGTTGGGAGTGGAGCCCGCGCCGCGCACGGCGCCCACCGCTGGCTGA
- a CDS encoding serine/threonine protein kinase, whose amino-acid sequence MHETTSFFRPEALPSGTDIGQWRVVAPLGVGGYGAVYRVEDIHHPRLPLALKVALRREDPRAQREAVLLMEQAVHPNVVRVHGCGRWPDPEGHTFHVMDLVPGPPLDRWAETLNPSFLQFAEAGSKLAGALGELHGRGVLHRDVKPENILIREPDGEPVLVDFGIGTYAGAASLTSAPLPPGTTHLRSPEAMRFWVKRGKLAGASYEVGAADDLYALGVSLYRAVTGHYPFPPELLGDLLPLAIAQNRPHAPRDFNRRVPQALSDVLVRMLAKNPRERYVTGAEVRDALVEAASFGRRAAWEASLFEWEPVPAREAGETPGRRIRRPAFPTSPMTVTEPGVRLLEGGTSVRRRRRGAPAPAPEARQASSRALLGRALVGALGLGLALPGIWVVLGNKAPAPAPLEPVFRGGEVARAPEPPDAGSAASPLPLESTPAAAAPVEARAMKGAPMKKPQQMTPDASPQREPGSMGKALGTAACVGLACASAQTRPASTDCPPESHIVMRELRLAWGDGPSIIPDIQQGEPTPDQPYTTVRSGSIVSRTRNDRGLLPRGTLLFGELFTEGTRVYGRYERAQTPDGKEYPVCFILGNEDAQGEEKLPGSRPGDARISGVPFVTAVQRFVYKKPGENTKQDE is encoded by the coding sequence ATGCACGAGACGACATCCTTCTTCCGGCCCGAGGCCCTCCCCTCCGGAACAGACATAGGCCAGTGGCGCGTGGTGGCGCCCCTGGGCGTGGGCGGCTACGGCGCCGTCTACCGGGTGGAGGACATCCACCACCCCCGCCTGCCGCTCGCCCTCAAGGTGGCACTGCGCCGCGAGGATCCGCGGGCCCAACGCGAGGCGGTGCTGTTGATGGAGCAGGCGGTCCACCCCAACGTGGTGCGCGTCCACGGCTGCGGGCGCTGGCCGGACCCGGAGGGCCACACCTTCCACGTGATGGACCTGGTGCCCGGCCCACCGCTGGACCGGTGGGCCGAGACACTCAACCCCTCCTTCCTCCAGTTCGCCGAGGCGGGGTCGAAGCTGGCCGGGGCGCTCGGAGAGCTCCACGGCCGGGGCGTGCTGCACCGAGACGTGAAGCCGGAGAACATCCTCATCCGCGAGCCGGACGGAGAGCCGGTGCTGGTGGACTTCGGCATTGGCACCTACGCGGGCGCGGCCTCGCTCACCTCCGCGCCCCTGCCACCGGGCACGACCCACCTGCGCAGCCCCGAGGCCATGCGCTTCTGGGTGAAGCGGGGCAAGCTCGCGGGAGCCTCGTACGAGGTGGGCGCCGCGGATGACCTGTACGCGCTCGGCGTGAGCCTGTACCGGGCGGTGACGGGGCACTACCCCTTCCCGCCCGAACTCCTGGGCGATCTGCTCCCGCTGGCCATCGCGCAGAACCGGCCGCACGCGCCCCGGGACTTCAACCGGCGGGTGCCCCAGGCGCTGAGCGATGTGCTGGTGCGCATGCTGGCCAAGAACCCCCGGGAGCGCTACGTCACGGGAGCCGAGGTGCGCGATGCACTGGTGGAGGCGGCGTCCTTCGGCCGGCGCGCGGCGTGGGAGGCGAGCCTCTTCGAGTGGGAGCCAGTCCCGGCACGCGAGGCGGGAGAGACACCGGGACGGCGCATCCGCCGGCCCGCCTTCCCCACCAGCCCGATGACGGTCACCGAGCCCGGAGTGCGGCTCCTCGAGGGAGGCACCTCCGTCCGGCGGCGGAGAAGAGGAGCACCCGCACCGGCCCCGGAGGCGCGCCAGGCCTCGAGCCGGGCACTTCTCGGGAGAGCCCTGGTCGGGGCGCTGGGGCTCGGGCTCGCACTGCCCGGCATCTGGGTGGTGCTGGGAAACAAGGCCCCCGCTCCGGCCCCACTGGAGCCCGTGTTCCGAGGCGGCGAAGTGGCGCGAGCGCCGGAACCCCCCGATGCTGGGTCGGCCGCGTCTCCACTACCTTTGGAGTCAACCCCCGCGGCTGCCGCCCCCGTGGAGGCACGAGCCATGAAAGGCGCTCCCATGAAGAAGCCCCAACAGATGACCCCTGATGCATCCCCCCAGCGCGAGCCCGGCTCCATGGGCAAGGCCCTCGGCACCGCCGCCTGCGTGGGCCTGGCCTGTGCCAGTGCCCAGACGCGCCCCGCCAGTACCGACTGCCCTCCCGAGTCTCACATCGTGATGAGAGAGCTCCGTCTGGCCTGGGGGGACGGCCCGAGCATCATCCCCGACATCCAGCAGGGCGAGCCGACCCCGGACCAGCCGTACACCACCGTCCGCTCCGGCTCCATCGTCAGCAGGACACGCAATGACAGGGGCCTACTCCCACGGGGCACGCTGCTCTTCGGCGAGCTCTTCACCGAGGGCACCCGCGTCTACGGCCGCTACGAGAGGGCCCAGACACCCGACGGCAAGGAGTACCCCGTGTGCTTCATCCTGGGCAACGAGGACGCGCAGGGGGAAGAGAAGCTCCCGGGCTCCCGGCCAGGGGACGCCCGCATCTCGGGCGTCCCGTTCGTCACCGCCGTCCAGCGCTTCGTCTACAAGAAGCCGGGCGAGAACACGAAGCAGGACGAGTAG